A genome region from Candidatus Zixiibacteriota bacterium includes the following:
- a CDS encoding glycine cleavage T C-terminal barrel domain-containing protein, translating into IGLGWTVDLKKGWFVGRDALRAENERGPWRQIVGLEIDWHHYEHLYRQAGLPPHTPSAAWRGSVPVYSEGIQVGYATTGAWSPALKKYIALATVKREYAGPGTPLEIETTVDHSPKRARALVVKTPFFDPPRKRASFG; encoded by the coding sequence AGATCGGTCTCGGCTGGACGGTGGACCTGAAAAAGGGCTGGTTCGTCGGGCGCGACGCCCTGCGGGCGGAAAACGAGCGCGGTCCGTGGCGGCAAATCGTCGGACTGGAAATCGACTGGCATCATTACGAGCACCTTTACCGCCAGGCCGGGTTGCCTCCGCACACACCGTCAGCGGCGTGGCGCGGCAGCGTTCCCGTTTATTCCGAAGGAATTCAGGTGGGATACGCCACGACCGGCGCGTGGTCGCCGGCGCTCAAGAAATACATCGCGCTGGCAACGGTAAAGCGTGAATACGCCGGGCCGGGCACACCGCTGGAGATCGAGACCACGGTCGACCACAGCCCCAAGCGGGCCCGGGCCCTCGTCGTGAAAACCCCGTTTTTCGACCCTCCCCGAAAGCGTGCCTCGTTCGGCTGA
- the hisF gene encoding imidazole glycerol phosphate synthase subunit HisF, translating to MLAKRVIPCLDVKAGRVVKGVRFVGLRDAGDPVEAARFYDREGADELCFLDITASHENRGILLEVVARTAEQVFMPLTVGGGITQLADIGDLLRAGADKVSINTAAVARPEFVREAAMRFGSQCIVVAIDAKLAGDHWEVFTHGGRRPTGIDACEWAKRMEECGAGEILLTSMDRDGTREGYDLELTRAVSERVGIPVIASGGAGNLEHIYQGLTYGKASAALAASIFHYREYSIRECKRYLQARGVPVRPPS from the coding sequence ATGCTGGCGAAGAGGGTCATCCCCTGCCTGGACGTCAAGGCCGGGAGGGTCGTCAAGGGAGTGAGGTTCGTGGGTCTGCGGGACGCCGGGGACCCGGTCGAGGCGGCCCGTTTCTATGATCGCGAAGGAGCTGACGAGCTTTGCTTTCTCGACATCACCGCCTCTCACGAGAACCGTGGGATCCTTCTCGAGGTCGTCGCAAGGACCGCAGAGCAGGTCTTCATGCCCTTGACCGTAGGCGGGGGCATCACGCAGCTTGCCGATATCGGCGATCTCCTCCGCGCCGGGGCCGATAAAGTCTCGATCAATACGGCGGCGGTGGCTCGCCCGGAGTTCGTGCGCGAGGCTGCGATGCGATTCGGCAGCCAGTGCATCGTCGTCGCCATCGATGCCAAGCTCGCGGGCGATCACTGGGAGGTTTTCACGCACGGCGGGCGCAGACCCACGGGAATCGATGCCTGCGAATGGGCAAAGCGCATGGAGGAGTGCGGCGCCGGCGAAATCCTGCTGACGAGCATGGACCGGGACGGAACCAGAGAAGGTTATGATCTCGAGCTGACGAGGGCCGTCTCCGAGCGGGTCGGCATCCCGGTGATCGCGTCTGGAGGCGCCGGCAACCTGGAGCACATTTACCAGGGGCTCACCTACGGCAAAGCGAGCGCAGCCCTGGCGGCCTCGATCTTTCATTACCGCGAATATTCGATCCGCGAGTGCAAGCGCTACCTGCAGGCCAGGGGTGTTCCCGTGCGGCCGCCGAGCTGA
- the pal gene encoding peptidoglycan-associated lipoprotein Pal: protein MNPWSALFVAMGLLTPMALGGCSSTTAARSDTQAPASRSAAGKMPGAKPSQQASRATSSSLEAHREGKTPASGPLKEIYFDFDKYELRDDARTTLKANAAWLKANPSARVEIEGHCDERGTSEYNLALGAKRAQAAKEYLQSLGIEAKRISTISYGEELPVCRQQTEECYRQNRRDRFVVRTVRPAS, encoded by the coding sequence ATGAACCCGTGGAGTGCGCTGTTCGTGGCAATGGGACTCCTGACGCCCATGGCTCTCGGCGGTTGCTCGTCGACCACCGCTGCTCGATCCGACACGCAAGCTCCGGCTTCGCGATCCGCTGCGGGCAAGATGCCCGGCGCCAAACCGAGCCAGCAAGCGAGCCGGGCGACCTCCTCGAGCCTGGAGGCTCACCGGGAAGGGAAAACTCCGGCCTCCGGTCCGTTGAAAGAGATTTATTTCGATTTCGACAAGTACGAGCTCCGGGACGACGCGCGCACAACGCTCAAGGCCAACGCCGCCTGGCTGAAGGCCAACCCTTCCGCGCGCGTCGAAATCGAGGGTCATTGCGACGAGCGCGGGACGAGCGAATACAATCTCGCGCTCGGAGCCAAACGCGCCCAGGCCGCCAAGGAGTATCTGCAGTCTCTCGGCATCGAGGCGAAACGTATCTCGACGATCAGCTACGGCGAAGAGCTTCCCGTGTGCAGACAGCAGACCGAGGAGTGTTACCGGCAAAACCGTCGGGACCGTTTCGTCGTGCGCACCGTGCGCCCGGCCTCGTGA